From a region of the Solirubrobacterales bacterium genome:
- a CDS encoding SDR family oxidoreductase: MSYFVTGGTGFVGRYVLERLLERKGRIYVLVRPQSQERMAAIIERLGAPKGRIVQVTGDITEPHLGLSLADRDRIKNVDHFLHLGAVYDIAAGEQINRETNVGGTINAVRLANSLDHATFHHISTIAVAGRYNGVFREDMFDAGQRLEFPYDRTKFEAEQIVREELTAPKRIYRLAIVVGDSKTGAIDKIDGPYLIFKWLKRASDRLPAWLPTMGITGGQVNLIPVDFAAGAIDYLMHKDGLDGRTFHLADPYPPTVGEAITIFANAGGAPGFNIRTNNAIAQSAPRILLDLAQHSPPTKMIGDGIVKHLELPRQFWGNLDNPTRFDCSETLKELDGSGLFVPPLERYAKTLWDYWERNFSDAATENRKLKRSVNGKVVVITGASSGIGEVVAHRVGRAGATVILIARTKSKLDVVRDEIIDAGGDAASFTADLSDLDDCQRVMEDILEEYGRIDVLVNNAGRSIRRSLSTSGDRFHDFERTMQLNYFGALKMIMTVLPGMRQRKYGRIINISSIGAQAYPPRFSAYVASKTALDAFSRCAQPEVLSDGVIFTTVYMPLVKTPMTAPTTIYKAFPMITPHEASDLVIKGMTGTPRKVTTNLGRTGEVLHALSPELADRILAMAYNLFPESAAAKGTAGSRDQITPEAIAFAHVMRGVYW, translated from the coding sequence TTGAGCTACTTCGTCACCGGCGGCACCGGATTTGTTGGCCGATACGTCCTTGAGCGTCTGCTCGAGCGAAAAGGACGGATCTACGTGCTCGTTCGTCCGCAGTCCCAGGAGCGGATGGCCGCGATCATCGAACGCCTCGGCGCGCCCAAGGGGCGCATCGTTCAGGTCACCGGAGACATCACCGAGCCGCACCTCGGCCTTTCGCTGGCCGACCGCGACCGGATCAAGAACGTTGATCACTTCCTTCACCTCGGTGCCGTATACGACATCGCCGCCGGCGAGCAGATCAACCGCGAGACGAACGTCGGCGGCACGATCAACGCGGTGCGCCTGGCCAACTCGCTCGACCACGCAACCTTTCACCACATCAGCACGATCGCCGTCGCCGGTCGATACAACGGCGTCTTCCGCGAGGACATGTTCGACGCCGGCCAGCGGCTCGAGTTTCCTTACGACCGGACGAAGTTCGAGGCCGAGCAGATCGTGCGCGAAGAACTCACCGCCCCGAAGCGCATCTATCGCCTCGCGATTGTTGTCGGTGACTCCAAGACAGGTGCGATTGACAAGATCGACGGCCCATACCTGATCTTCAAATGGCTCAAGCGCGCATCCGACCGCCTACCCGCATGGCTACCCACGATGGGCATCACCGGCGGACAGGTAAACCTCATCCCCGTCGACTTCGCGGCTGGAGCGATCGACTATCTGATGCACAAAGACGGTCTGGACGGCCGCACCTTCCACCTCGCAGATCCGTACCCGCCGACGGTCGGCGAGGCGATCACGATCTTCGCCAACGCCGGCGGCGCGCCCGGATTCAACATCCGCACGAACAACGCGATCGCACAGTCCGCGCCGCGTATCCTGCTCGATCTCGCGCAGCACTCGCCGCCCACGAAAATGATCGGTGACGGGATTGTCAAGCACCTCGAACTGCCGCGCCAGTTCTGGGGCAACCTCGACAACCCGACTCGTTTTGACTGCTCAGAAACGCTCAAGGAACTCGACGGCTCCGGCCTCTTCGTGCCGCCGCTCGAGCGCTACGCCAAGACCCTCTGGGACTACTGGGAGCGCAACTTCAGCGACGCCGCCACCGAGAACCGCAAGCTCAAACGTTCGGTCAACGGCAAGGTCGTCGTGATCACCGGCGCATCCTCGGGAATCGGCGAAGTCGTCGCGCACCGGGTCGGTCGCGCCGGCGCCACGGTCATCCTGATCGCCCGCACGAAATCAAAGCTCGACGTGGTCCGAGACGAGATCATCGATGCTGGCGGCGACGCAGCATCCTTCACGGCAGACCTCTCAGACCTCGACGACTGCCAGCGCGTGATGGAGGACATCCTTGAGGAGTACGGCCGGATCGACGTGCTTGTCAACAACGCCGGCCGCTCGATCCGCCGTTCGCTCAGCACCAGCGGCGACCGCTTCCACGACTTCGAGCGCACAATGCAGCTCAACTACTTCGGCGCGCTCAAGATGATCATGACCGTCCTGCCAGGCATGCGCCAGCGCAAGTACGGCCGCATCATCAACATCAGCTCGATCGGTGCTCAGGCATATCCGCCGCGATTCAGCGCATACGTGGCCAGCAAGACCGCACTCGACGCATTCAGCCGCTGCGCCCAACCCGAAGTGCTGAGCGACGGCGTGATCTTCACCACCGTCTACATGCCGCTGGTCAAGACTCCGATGACCGCGCCGACCACGATTTACAAAGCCTTCCCGATGATCACCCCGCACGAGGCGAGCGACCTCGTGATCAAGGGCATGACCGGTACGCCGCGAAAGGTCACGACCAACCTTGGCCGTACCGGCGAAGTTCTCCACGCACTCTCGCCCGAGCTCGCCGACCGGATCCTCGCGATGGCGTACAACCTCTTCCCAGAGAGTGCCGCCGCAAAGGGCACCGCCGGCAGTCGCGATCAGATCACGCCCGAGGCGATCGCCTTCGCGCACGTAATGCGCGGCGTCTACTGGTAG
- a CDS encoding long-chain fatty acid--CoA ligase gives MEQSESQQIPALEYSTRSSTMADLLTLAAEQHATNIALKHKVGEQWREVTYAELLPIVRGISKGLIANGITLGDKVAILSNTRPEWTYADFGALCAGATVAPVYQTNSPEEVEYVLNHSEAKLVVVEDEEQLNKIKRVRDQLTFLEKVVIIDPDAADLGEAITLEELKSQGGHISDDEFDQRVEAVKPDDLCTIVYTSGTTGPPKGCMITHGNYRATTTMGESTLIGNPQEQIYLFLPLAHVFARLVQFVSVDVGATLAYWQKDPTQIIPDVIGLQPDSLPSVPRIFEKLYTLANNVADAKSPEEKAMFKKAIEVGAQVRELQSQGKPIPEDLQKIFDAADEPVYQMVRNLFGGKMKRAVTGAAPIAAEILEFFFACGVPVFEGYGMTETSTLATSNNAITGYRIGSVGKPVPGCKVKIADDGEILISGPNIFQGYYKDDAATAETIDREGWLHTGDLGMIDEDGFVFITGRKKDIIITAGGKNLTPANFENAMKQNRWVSQAVMFGDRRPYPVALLTLDPEELPALAAQLEIENDDNIYNNPKVTDLIQSVVDEVNTKFANVEQVKKIRILNHDLTIESGELTPSMKVKRNVVHEKYADIYAAMYDN, from the coding sequence ATAGAACAGAGCGAATCTCAACAGATCCCGGCCTTGGAGTACTCAACACGGTCCTCCACAATGGCTGACCTCCTCACCCTTGCCGCCGAGCAGCACGCGACCAACATCGCGCTCAAGCACAAGGTCGGTGAGCAATGGCGCGAGGTTACCTACGCCGAGCTGCTGCCGATCGTGCGTGGAATCTCCAAAGGATTGATCGCCAACGGCATCACTCTCGGCGACAAGGTCGCGATCCTTTCCAACACGCGTCCCGAGTGGACCTACGCCGACTTCGGCGCGCTGTGCGCAGGCGCAACGGTGGCTCCGGTGTACCAGACCAACTCGCCCGAAGAGGTCGAGTACGTGCTCAATCACTCCGAGGCAAAGCTCGTCGTCGTCGAGGATGAAGAGCAGCTCAACAAAATCAAGCGCGTCCGCGATCAGCTGACATTCCTCGAGAAGGTCGTGATCATCGACCCCGATGCCGCCGACCTCGGCGAAGCGATCACGCTCGAAGAGCTCAAGTCGCAGGGTGGGCACATAAGCGACGACGAGTTCGACCAGCGCGTCGAAGCGGTCAAGCCGGACGACCTCTGCACGATCGTCTACACATCGGGCACCACTGGTCCGCCCAAGGGCTGCATGATCACCCACGGCAACTACCGCGCCACCACCACGATGGGCGAGAGCACGTTGATCGGTAACCCGCAGGAGCAGATCTACCTCTTCCTCCCGCTGGCCCATGTGTTTGCGCGACTCGTGCAGTTCGTGTCAGTCGACGTTGGCGCGACGCTGGCCTACTGGCAGAAGGACCCGACGCAAATCATCCCAGACGTGATCGGGCTGCAGCCGGACTCACTTCCTAGCGTCCCGCGCATCTTCGAGAAGCTCTACACGCTTGCCAACAACGTCGCCGACGCCAAGTCGCCAGAGGAAAAGGCGATGTTCAAGAAGGCGATCGAGGTTGGCGCGCAGGTGCGCGAACTGCAGTCGCAGGGCAAGCCGATCCCAGAGGATCTCCAGAAAATCTTTGATGCAGCGGACGAGCCGGTCTACCAGATGGTCCGCAACCTGTTCGGCGGCAAGATGAAGCGTGCCGTCACCGGGGCGGCGCCGATCGCAGCCGAGATCCTCGAGTTCTTCTTTGCTTGTGGCGTCCCGGTGTTCGAGGGTTACGGCATGACCGAGACCTCCACCCTGGCCACATCGAACAACGCGATCACCGGATACCGCATCGGTTCGGTCGGTAAGCCCGTCCCGGGCTGCAAGGTCAAGATCGCCGACGACGGCGAAATCCTGATCAGCGGCCCGAACATTTTCCAGGGCTACTACAAGGACGACGCGGCAACGGCCGAGACGATCGACCGCGAAGGCTGGCTCCACACCGGCGACCTCGGAATGATCGACGAGGACGGATTTGTCTTCATCACCGGTCGCAAGAAAGACATCATCATCACCGCGGGCGGCAAGAACCTCACGCCGGCCAACTTCGAGAACGCAATGAAGCAGAACCGCTGGGTCTCGCAGGCAGTGATGTTCGGGGACCGTCGCCCGTACCCGGTGGCGCTGCTCACGCTCGACCCCGAGGAATTGCCGGCCCTGGCCGCGCAACTCGAGATCGAGAACGACGACAACATCTACAACAACCCCAAGGTCACCGACCTGATCCAGTCAGTTGTCGATGAGGTGAACACAAAGTTCGCAAACGTCGAGCAGGTCAAGAAAATCCGCATCCTCAACCACGACCTGACGATCGAATCCGGCGAGCTGACCCCGTCGATGAAGGTCAAGCGCAACGTCGTGCACGAGAAGTACGCGGACATCTACGCGGCGATGTACGACAACTAG
- the dacB gene encoding D-alanyl-D-alanine carboxypeptidase/D-alanyl-D-alanine-endopeptidase, producing the protein MALFIAAAACLLALALAPARADASTRTDVKRAMNALTGGAGAYAWNITDGRAIAARNGSTGRIIASNAKLFTAAAILSRYGTGGRFSTNVYADGSLAGGTLTGDLYLRGGGDPLFGNASFVTTVFGSRATLEQLAQNLKAAGVTKVTGTIFGDESVFDARRGTIYSAFARNGDIGGALGGLMVNKGFIGNRWQANPPAFAAQSMSAALKGVGIAVTAKTGIAKTPSNAKRLAYVRSLPTSALVRQMNKPSNNYLAEMLTKALAMPPSAADDDEDGGLVPLGNTSATTASGSSVTRRHAASFGSRVQLADGSGLSRSDNAAPREVVDLLRGLQKTVAFTDFKASLPIAGVDGTLARRMRRGAAYRNCFAKTGTLNNVSSLSGYCTTVGGDTVAFSILQNRVSPAAARAQQDRVAAQLAALN; encoded by the coding sequence ATGGCGCTTTTTATTGCCGCAGCCGCGTGCCTGCTTGCGTTGGCGCTCGCACCCGCGCGCGCCGACGCCTCGACACGCACCGACGTCAAGCGCGCCATGAACGCCCTCACAGGCGGAGCCGGCGCCTACGCCTGGAACATCACCGACGGCCGCGCGATTGCAGCCCGCAACGGTTCGACCGGCCGCATCATCGCCTCCAACGCCAAGCTCTTCACTGCGGCGGCGATTCTTTCGCGCTACGGGACCGGCGGCCGCTTCAGCACCAACGTATATGCAGACGGCTCGCTTGCTGGCGGCACGCTGACGGGCGACCTCTACCTCCGCGGCGGCGGCGACCCTCTGTTCGGCAACGCGAGCTTCGTGACAACTGTCTTCGGATCCCGCGCGACACTCGAGCAGCTCGCCCAGAACTTGAAAGCCGCAGGAGTGACGAAGGTCACGGGAACGATCTTCGGCGACGAGAGCGTCTTTGACGCGCGCCGCGGAACGATCTACTCGGCCTTCGCGCGCAATGGAGACATCGGCGGCGCGCTCGGTGGGTTGATGGTGAACAAGGGTTTCATCGGCAATCGCTGGCAGGCGAACCCGCCGGCATTTGCTGCCCAGAGCATGAGCGCCGCACTCAAAGGTGTCGGAATCGCCGTGACCGCGAAGACGGGCATCGCCAAGACGCCCTCCAATGCAAAGCGACTCGCCTACGTCCGCTCACTCCCGACCAGCGCCCTCGTGCGCCAGATGAACAAACCGTCCAACAACTACCTCGCTGAGATGCTCACGAAAGCCTTGGCAATGCCGCCGAGCGCAGCCGACGATGACGAGGACGGCGGGCTGGTGCCGCTGGGCAACACGTCGGCCACCACTGCATCGGGCAGCAGCGTCACGCGCAGGCACGCCGCATCGTTTGGATCACGGGTTCAGCTCGCTGACGGCTCAGGCCTCTCGCGCTCAGACAACGCAGCGCCACGCGAAGTCGTCGATCTGCTCCGCGGTCTGCAGAAGACGGTCGCCTTCACAGATTTCAAGGCCTCACTTCCGATCGCTGGCGTGGACGGCACCCTTGCTCGGCGCATGCGCCGCGGCGCCGCCTACCGCAATTGCTTCGCCAAGACCGGCACGCTGAACAACGTCTCGTCGCTCTCGGGCTACTGCACCACCGTCGGCGGCGACACGGTCGCCTTTTCAATCCTGCAGAACCGCGTTTCGCCGGCTGCGGCGCGCGCGCAGCAGGACCGCGTTGCGGCTCAGCTTGCTGCGCTGAATTAG
- the ligA gene encoding NAD-dependent DNA ligase LigA, which produces MSGAGEKQVSERVAELRAELAHHNKLYYEKDAPEVTDAQYDELINELRALEGDHPELVTPDSPTQKVGGAPAGRFPQVEHLVPMISLANARNEDELRAWETRLHNRLGQEGITREQFEYVVEGKIDGLAISLIYRDGKLERAVTRGNGVIGEDVTANLLTMSDVPRSLPTKTPPALFEARGEVYIRRSDFHALNEQRAEAGEATYANPRNTAAGSIRQIDVELTASRPLSLWGYGVGALDGIAFENHSEELDQLSDWGFPVNDFEVLTGVDEVAAACHRWEERREGLDYEIDGAVVKVNETNLMRRAGVSGREPRGAIAWKFPPMEEKTTLLEVVWNVGRTGRLVPQAIMEPVNVSGVIVQHATLHNEVDLVTKDIREGDEVIVTRAGDVIPRVVGPTPAAVNRKGRAELPAPPGACPACDTPTVKDGDWTVCPNRRGCPGQRFQHFKHFVSRAAMDIDGLGEKQVQQFLEWGWFESLADIYELASHREELLTKPGYKEKSVDTLLASIEQSKEQPFWRVLFAIGIHGIGGVNAKNLSGRFGSIDAIADATTEQIAETNGIGPILAENIAEQLAEPEERELIERLRASGLQLVGDAPGSSEGPLKDKTFVLTGTLPNMTRDRARELIEDAGGRVTSSVSKKTDYVVAGAEAGSKLEKAERLGVAVLDEDALKALLAGPS; this is translated from the coding sequence GTGAGCGGAGCAGGAGAAAAGCAGGTTTCGGAGCGGGTGGCCGAGCTGCGCGCTGAACTCGCGCATCACAACAAGCTCTACTACGAGAAGGACGCGCCCGAAGTCACCGACGCGCAGTACGACGAGCTGATCAACGAGCTCCGCGCGCTCGAGGGCGATCACCCCGAGCTGGTCACGCCCGATTCCCCGACGCAGAAGGTCGGCGGCGCACCGGCCGGACGATTCCCGCAGGTCGAGCACCTGGTGCCGATGATCTCCCTGGCCAACGCTCGCAACGAGGATGAGCTGCGGGCTTGGGAGACGCGGCTGCACAATCGGCTTGGTCAGGAGGGGATCACGCGCGAGCAGTTTGAGTATGTGGTTGAGGGGAAGATCGATGGTCTCGCGATTTCATTGATCTACCGCGACGGCAAACTCGAGCGAGCGGTCACCCGGGGGAACGGAGTGATTGGCGAGGACGTCACGGCAAACCTGCTGACGATGTCCGATGTACCCCGATCGCTGCCGACGAAGACTCCGCCGGCGCTATTTGAGGCGCGCGGCGAGGTGTACATCAGGCGCTCGGATTTTCACGCCCTGAACGAGCAGCGCGCCGAAGCTGGCGAAGCGACTTACGCGAACCCGCGCAACACGGCTGCCGGATCGATCCGGCAGATTGACGTTGAGCTGACTGCCTCGCGGCCGCTCTCGCTATGGGGCTACGGCGTCGGCGCGCTGGATGGGATCGCCTTCGAGAATCACTCCGAGGAGCTTGACCAACTGAGCGATTGGGGATTCCCGGTCAACGACTTCGAGGTCCTGACTGGCGTGGATGAGGTAGCCGCGGCCTGCCACCGCTGGGAGGAGCGCCGCGAGGGGCTGGACTACGAGATCGACGGCGCAGTAGTCAAGGTGAACGAAACGAACTTGATGCGCCGCGCCGGTGTTTCGGGCCGCGAGCCGCGCGGCGCTATCGCGTGGAAGTTCCCGCCGATGGAAGAGAAGACGACGCTGCTTGAGGTCGTCTGGAACGTCGGGCGCACTGGCCGGCTCGTGCCGCAGGCAATCATGGAGCCGGTGAATGTGTCGGGCGTGATCGTTCAGCACGCGACGTTACACAACGAAGTTGACCTTGTCACCAAGGACATCCGCGAGGGCGACGAAGTGATCGTCACGCGAGCCGGTGACGTGATCCCGCGAGTGGTTGGCCCGACGCCAGCGGCGGTAAATAGAAAGGGCCGCGCCGAGCTGCCCGCGCCGCCGGGCGCGTGCCCGGCCTGTGACACGCCGACCGTCAAGGACGGCGACTGGACGGTCTGCCCCAACCGCCGCGGCTGTCCCGGACAGCGGTTCCAGCACTTCAAGCACTTCGTCAGTCGCGCCGCGATGGACATCGACGGGCTGGGCGAGAAGCAGGTTCAGCAGTTTCTGGAGTGGGGTTGGTTTGAGTCGCTCGCAGACATCTACGAGCTGGCTTCGCACCGCGAGGAGCTGCTTACGAAGCCGGGCTACAAGGAGAAGTCTGTGGACACTCTGCTGGCCTCGATCGAGCAATCGAAGGAGCAGCCCTTCTGGCGGGTGCTCTTTGCGATCGGAATCCATGGGATAGGCGGAGTGAACGCCAAGAACCTGTCAGGGCGGTTTGGATCGATTGACGCGATCGCGGACGCAACGACCGAGCAGATCGCAGAGACGAACGGAATCGGGCCGATCCTGGCTGAGAACATCGCCGAGCAGCTGGCCGAGCCAGAAGAGCGGGAGTTGATTGAGCGCTTGCGGGCCTCTGGGCTTCAACTTGTCGGTGACGCGCCGGGATCATCCGAGGGCCCGCTGAAGGACAAGACCTTCGTGCTCACCGGCACATTGCCGAACATGACTCGCGATCGCGCGCGAGAACTGATTGAGGATGCGGGCGGGCGGGTGACCAGTTCGGTCAGCAAGAAGACGGATTACGTCGTGGCTGGGGCCGAGGCTGGCTCGAAGCTAGAGAAGGCTGAGCGGCTCGGGGTTGCGGTCCTCGACGAGGACGCGCTGAAGGCATTACTCGCTGGCCCGTCGTAA
- a CDS encoding BNR-4 repeat-containing protein: MPRIRSATITLLFAILAFPAASSAAGHNVTQVAAEQNFQQFTAGGGWSYFGDPRAVETGGKRFIGWTTMIGQVQVSEQDQKTGRINTVTLGPRMEEGDDHENPSLLVRPDGRITAFYSPHSGRLRPKKRKSRLYYRTTIKPGDISEWSAVKTIPTNTRNHLGYTYPNPVPLSRNRIFLTWRGGDWLPGMAVLTNNKWSKARGMIYSPHPRRPYVKTAAGNKGTVLIGYNQDNPRQTPTNTYFARYIPGKGYFKANGQRITGPSARIPSQKGDLVATNKPAGRNWVMDVAETNSGAPVVLYAAGDRFKEMFFYIARYEAGRWVRTQIVGSGFDGKTLIPPNFNYYPSAGASLDHNKPSVVYLSRAVGATLNMRVETWALQEPGNLASGWDVTRNSPPDMDCYRPVGIRGGRTGDVAMMCGYYFSWLNFQTGIYLATPKSTDD, from the coding sequence ATGCCCCGAATCCGCTCGGCAACAATCACCCTCCTCTTCGCAATTCTTGCGTTTCCGGCCGCCTCCAGCGCCGCGGGCCATAACGTCACGCAGGTCGCCGCGGAGCAGAATTTCCAGCAGTTCACCGCGGGCGGCGGTTGGTCCTACTTCGGGGATCCACGCGCGGTCGAGACCGGCGGCAAGCGCTTCATCGGCTGGACCACAATGATCGGTCAGGTCCAGGTCTCAGAGCAGGATCAAAAAACTGGCAGGATCAACACCGTCACGCTTGGTCCACGCATGGAAGAGGGCGATGACCATGAGAACCCATCGCTGCTGGTGCGCCCCGACGGCCGGATAACCGCGTTCTACTCGCCGCACTCAGGCCGCCTGCGCCCGAAGAAGCGCAAGTCGCGGCTCTACTACCGGACCACCATCAAGCCCGGCGACATCTCCGAATGGTCTGCCGTGAAGACGATCCCGACAAATACCCGTAATCACCTCGGCTACACGTACCCGAACCCAGTCCCGCTCTCCCGCAACCGCATTTTCCTGACCTGGCGCGGCGGCGACTGGCTGCCCGGAATGGCTGTCCTGACCAACAACAAATGGTCAAAGGCGCGTGGAATGATTTACAGCCCCCACCCCCGCCGCCCATACGTAAAGACCGCCGCGGGAAACAAGGGCACCGTCCTGATCGGCTACAACCAGGACAATCCGCGCCAGACGCCCACCAACACGTACTTCGCCCGTTACATCCCCGGCAAGGGGTATTTCAAGGCCAATGGCCAGAGGATCACCGGACCGTCCGCACGGATCCCGTCACAGAAGGGCGACCTGGTCGCCACCAACAAGCCCGCTGGTCGCAATTGGGTGATGGACGTCGCGGAGACCAATAGCGGCGCACCTGTCGTGCTCTATGCCGCGGGAGACCGCTTCAAGGAGATGTTCTTCTACATCGCACGCTATGAGGCCGGTCGCTGGGTGCGTACGCAGATCGTCGGCAGCGGGTTCGACGGCAAGACGCTGATCCCGCCGAACTTCAATTACTACCCCTCTGCCGGAGCAAGTCTTGACCACAACAAGCCGAGCGTCGTCTACCTATCTCGGGCCGTCGGCGCGACGCTGAACATGCGCGTCGAAACCTGGGCGCTGCAAGAACCGGGCAATCTCGCTTCTGGCTGGGACGTCACGCGCAACAGCCCGCCCGACATGGACTGCTACCGGCCCGTGGGCATTCGCGGCGGTCGCACGGGTGACGTCGCGATGATGTGCGGCTACTACTTCAGCTGGCTGAATTTCCAGACCGGGATCTACTTGGCCACGCCAAAGTCGACCGACGACTGA
- the surE gene encoding 5'/3'-nucleotidase SurE — protein sequence MKVLLTNDDGIQAAGLHAFRHALLKVPGIELAVIAPDSNRSAIGRGITTRDPLYVEKVEFGDGTFGYQTDGTPVDCVRFATLGLLDFTPELIVSGINHGANLGDDITYSGTVAAAFEGVILDIPAVAVSQQAVRGEMGWSFGGELDFDAGARFAAGLVERWDDLPVDKGTLLNVNVPAGEIGGVRVCTLGKRIYRDRLEKKSEEGARIRYRIYGDDPSYVDADGTDFEAIAEGDIAVTPVHFELTSHRQLEALATADLQSSVDFGVAK from the coding sequence ATGAAGGTTTTGCTCACAAACGACGACGGAATCCAGGCAGCTGGCCTGCACGCATTCCGCCACGCGCTGCTCAAGGTGCCCGGCATTGAACTTGCCGTAATCGCACCAGATTCCAACCGCAGCGCGATCGGCCGCGGAATCACCACGCGTGACCCGCTCTACGTCGAAAAGGTCGAGTTCGGCGATGGCACCTTCGGTTACCAGACTGACGGCACGCCGGTTGACTGCGTTCGCTTCGCAACGCTCGGCCTTTTGGATTTCACGCCCGAGCTGATCGTCTCTGGAATCAACCACGGCGCCAACCTGGGCGACGACATCACCTACAGCGGCACCGTCGCCGCGGCCTTCGAAGGCGTGATCCTCGACATCCCGGCAGTCGCGGTTTCGCAGCAGGCAGTTCGCGGGGAGATGGGTTGGAGCTTTGGTGGCGAACTCGATTTCGATGCTGGGGCGCGCTTTGCCGCTGGCCTCGTGGAGCGCTGGGACGATCTTCCCGTTGACAAGGGCACGTTGCTGAACGTGAACGTGCCTGCCGGCGAGATCGGCGGCGTTCGCGTCTGCACCCTCGGCAAACGGATCTACCGCGACCGTCTTGAGAAGAAGTCAGAGGAAGGCGCGCGCATTCGCTACCGCATCTACGGCGACGATCCGTCCTACGTTGACGCCGACGGCACAGACTTCGAGGCGATCGCCGAGGGCGACATAGCGGTTACGCCAGTTCATTTTGAGCTGACCAGTCATCGCCAGCTCGAAGCATTGGCAACGGCGGACCTTCAGTCGTCGGTCGACTTTGGCGTGGCCAAGTAG
- the truA gene encoding tRNA pseudouridine(38-40) synthase TruA: MFGPVTTRLTIEYDGTDFRGWAKQPGVRTIQQELETALQIVRREETRLTVAGRTDAGVHAWAQVASHPGDPANVRSINALLPDDIAVLSSEEADESFDARSDATSRTYCYRLWNHRERPALMRGRVLWCAYRLDQALLNACAELLLGQHDFEAFTLAQQPYEHYRRTVRRAEWVQGERLLEFWIEGDKFTRRMVRSLVSIQIDVARRARPIEDFARLLDGAPRAEGGGTAPAHGLYLASVGFGDAT; this comes from the coding sequence ATCTTCGGTCCAGTGACAACAAGACTGACCATCGAATACGACGGAACCGATTTCCGCGGGTGGGCCAAGCAGCCCGGAGTACGCACTATTCAGCAAGAGCTGGAGACGGCTCTCCAGATCGTGCGGCGGGAAGAGACCAGGCTCACGGTCGCCGGGCGTACCGACGCTGGTGTACACGCATGGGCTCAGGTTGCCTCGCACCCGGGCGACCCCGCAAACGTGCGATCGATCAACGCTCTGCTGCCCGATGACATCGCCGTTCTCTCCAGTGAAGAAGCGGATGAGTCGTTCGACGCTCGCTCGGACGCGACTTCGCGCACCTATTGCTATCGCCTCTGGAATCACCGCGAAAGACCCGCTCTGATGCGTGGTCGGGTGCTCTGGTGTGCGTATCGGCTCGACCAGGCCCTCCTGAACGCCTGCGCAGAGCTTCTGCTCGGTCAGCACGACTTCGAGGCGTTCACGCTCGCACAGCAGCCCTATGAGCACTACAGGCGCACCGTGCGCCGCGCCGAGTGGGTCCAGGGCGAGCGGTTGCTCGAGTTCTGGATCGAGGGCGACAAGTTCACGCGCAGGATGGTGCGCAGCCTGGTCTCCATCCAGATTGACGTTGCGCGGCGCGCGCGACCGATCGAAGATTTTGCTCGGTTACTTGACGGAGCGCCTCGTGCAGAGGGCGGCGGGACTGCGCCTGCGCACGGCCTGTACCTCGCTTCGGTGGGTTTTGGCGACGCCACGTAG